One window of the Onychostoma macrolepis isolate SWU-2019 chromosome 21, ASM1243209v1, whole genome shotgun sequence genome contains the following:
- the fybb gene encoding FYN-binding protein 1 isoform X2 codes for MINALSSCVITDSSHVQCSSLQTALMKKSSMLSCTEDPESEDNKSDVKSIMARFQAGSVSTEGTPGVRPKPPVQPTLSSGPAVLTKKPVLESSLSGGVTTTSIVPKPKSTVNTARSAPDMHETPKLRAFGTRFENTHENNRVNFKVPVKPKPPDSSQDSETPRVLFPKVPLQKPPSSIMVNDSKVTSPKPMTPMAKPPWIKDAPKAEDNSPSSNPTPPKMPSAPKPKSTIAMLRQQPEESSNVESAAKPSIVSNVKPSSFRVKNSFIKPEEGVKEGAKVPSANESGSKPITPNKPNIPRKSSGPPVQTANDDPSAPKKKPLPNTYALGSAPAKPNRPPKVNLEKFKKGSEATTESPGPKNVTPPPPPASHPSSQPPPPLPSQALRPNLPPRHPGPIIQDENYDDVDSFRMGQKNEGSGSDGEIYEDLDDSRSAAELSQPQKKQEKELKNQKEREKKEKDAIKKFKIATPLEVIHQVKAKADCKGGKHDLSTKKGESIDIIRITDNPEGKWLGRSQDGSFGYVKTEMVEIDFSVLKNKGLSLPHSLENEEVYDDVESMEEQLNMNGQRVVLPPPPDDDLYDDIPDSNLNPISIGDPRSVLKSRNFLDMLKSSVDWRKSQVHNNDIPPPPQFTPEDASQDIYDDVDSFPPVPSPSSLPQMKSKATKMHEDPKKQKKFEKEEKEFRKKFKYDGEIQVLHQATIATSKKGSGKDLTVQAGETVDVISKSDPDKFICRNKEGRFGYVSVSNIHTDDEVYDDIGDDCIYDND; via the exons ATGATAAATGCTCTCAGTTCCTGTGTGATCACAGACAGTTCTCATGTTCAGTGCAGTTCACTACAAACAGCTCTGATGAAGAAATCAAGTATGCTAAGTTGTACTGAAGACCCAGAATCAGAG GACAACAAGTCCGACGTAAAATCTATCATGGCTCGTTTCCAAGCAGGAAGTGTATCTACGGAAGGGACTCCAGGTGTTCGTCCAAAACCACCTGTCCAGCCCACCCTGTCTTCAGGCCCAGCGGTGCTTACTAAGAAGCCTGTTCTTGAAAGTAGCCTATCTGGTGGAGTAACTACTACCTCAATTGTCCCTAAACCTAAGAGCACAGTCAACACAGCTAgaagcgctccagacatgcacGAAACTCCGAAGTTAAGAGCTTTTGGGACTAGGTTTGAAAACACACACGAGAACAACAGAGTCAACTTTAAAGTTCCCGTTAAACCCAAACCACCAGACTCGTCCCAGGACTCTGAGACTCCAAGGGTCCTATTCCCGAAGGTACCACTACAGAAGCCTCCTTCAAGCATCATGGTGAATGATTCAAAGGTAACGAGTCCAAAGCCAATGACTCCAATGGCAAAACCACCCTGGATCAAAGACGCCCCGAAAGCTGAAGACAATAGCCCTAGCTCTAATCCCACTCCTCCAAAAATGCCATCAGCACCCAAACCAAAAAGCACCATAGCTATGCTACGCCAGCAGCCGGAGGAAAGCAGCAATGTGGAGTCTGCTGCAAAACCTTCCATAGTATCTAATGTGAAACCATCAAGTTTCCGTGTTAAAAATAGCTTCATCAAACCAGAGGAAGGCGTTAAAGAAGGCGCTAAAGTACCAAGTGCTAATGAGTCAGGCTCAAAGCCTATAACGCCTAATAAACCCAACATCCCAAGAAAATCATCTGGACCTCCTGTACAGACAGCCAACGATGATCCTTCGGCACCCAAGAAGAAACCATTACCCAATACCTATGCTTTGGGCAGCGCTCCTGCCAAACCTAACAGACCGCCCAAAGTCAACCTTGAGAAGTTCAAGAAGGGCTCAGAGGCTACAACAGAGA GTCCTGGACCAAAGAATGTAACTCCCCCTCCCCCACCCGCCTCTCACCCCAGCAGTCAGCCGCCTCCGCCCCTGCCCTCTCAAGCCTTACGTCCCAACCTGCCCCCACGACATCCAGGACCTAT AATTCAAGATGAGAATTATGATGATGTGGACAGCTTTAGAATGG GCCAGAAGAACGAG GGAAGTGGAAGTGATGGTGAGATATATGAGGATCTTGACGATAGTAG GTCTGCTGCAGAGTTAAGTCAACCTcagaaaaagcaagaaaaagaACTTAAAAATCAGAAAGAGCGggagaaaaaagagaaagatgCAATTAAGAAGTTTAAA ATAGCAACACCCCTGGAGGTTATTCATCAGGTAAAAGCTAAAGCTGACTGTAAGGGTGGGAAACATGACCTCTCCACTAAGAAGGGCGAGTCAATTGATATAATTCGAATCACTGACAATCCAGAGGGTAAATGGTTGGGCCGGAGTCAAGATGGATCAT TTGGCTATGTTAAAACGGAAATGGTTGAGATCGACTTCAGCGTCTTGAAGAATAAAGGCCTGTCTCTCCCTCATAGCTTGGAAAATGAAGAGGTGTATGATGACGTAGAATCTATGGAAGAACAATT GAATATGAATGGGCAGCGGG ttgttttaccTCCACCACCAGATGATGATTTGTATGATGACATACCCGATTCCAATCTTAATCCAATCAG CATTGGAGATCCCAGGTCTGTCTTAAAATCACGCAACTTCTTGGACATGCTCAAAAGCTCGGTTGACTGGAGAAAAAGCCAAGTCCACAATAACGA CATTCCTCCCCCTCCACAATTTACACCTGAAG ACGCTTCCCAAGACATATATGATGATGTTGATTCATTCCCTCCCGTTCCATCACCTAGCAG ccTTCCTCAAATGAAATCTAAGGCGACCAAAATGCATGAGGACCCAAAAAAGCAAAAGAAGTTTGAGAAAGAAGAAAAGGAATTTAGAAAAAAGTTTAAG TACGATGGTGAGATTCAGGTACTTCATCAAGCAACGATTGCCACCAGTAAGAAGGGAAGTGGGAAAGACCTGACTGTACAAGCTGGGGAGACTGTGGATGTCATCAGCAAATCTGACCCTGACAAATTCATCTGTAGGAACAAGGAGGGCAGAT tTGGATATGTATCAGTCAGCAACATCCACACAGA TGATGAGGTCTATGATGACATTGGAGATG ACTGCATCTACGACAATGACTGA